A stretch of the Gossypium hirsutum isolate 1008001.06 chromosome D07, Gossypium_hirsutum_v2.1, whole genome shotgun sequence genome encodes the following:
- the LOC107956220 gene encoding uncharacterized protein: MIQTDKLDVVQALTDNGLEDSGITILRRVQRIMRFFPASRAAELRREIVGIRQKDVESLYDYREQFKKFCASCPQHGITEQSLLQYFYKGLNPIEMNMVDAVSGGTLVNMTPQQARDLISTMAANTQQSRANPEPTRGVHQLSILALEDKFDRLTNIMNSLFAVKIGLTRLCEICATPEHTTDACPSLCDDTMTHLDVVGNFPRLPQRRYNPYANTYNPGWKDYPNLSYGANLQYNQPYQNRFPQQPRDSSTSLETMVNKLAANMLDLQQKIEMSIR, encoded by the exons ATGATTCAGACAGATAAGTTGGATGTGGTTCAAGCCTTGACTGATAATGGGTTGGAGGATTCAGGTATCACTATACTTAGAAGGGTCCAACGGATTATGAG GTTTTTTCCAGCATCACGTGCAGCTGAGTTAAGGAGGGAGATTGTTGGGATAAGGCAAAAAGATGTGGAGTCTCTTTACGACTATAGGGAGCAATTCAAGAAATtctgtgcaagttgcccacaacatgggATAACAGAACAATCTCTACTCCAATACTTCTATAAGGGCTTAAATCCCATAGAGATGAATATGGTGGATGCTGTCAGTGGAGGAACACTagtcaacatgactccccaacaGGCAAGGGACTTGATTTCCACGATGGCTGCAAATACTCAGCAATCTCGAGCCAATCCTGAACCCACCAGaggggttcaccagctaagtattTTAGCTTTAGAAGATAAATTTGATCGACTTACTAATATCATGAATTCTCTTTTTGCAGTAAAAATAGGACTAACCCGATTGTGCGAAATTTGTGCAACACCCgaacatacaactgatgcatgCCCTAGTTTGTGTGACGATACTATGACCCATTTAGATGTTGTGGGGAACTTTCCTAGACTGCCCCAAAGGCGATATAACCCATATGCAAATACATATAACCCAGGATGGAAAGACtatcctaacttgagttatggggCAAACCTGCAgtataaccagccataccaaaatcgtTTTCCACAACAGCCGCGAGATTCAAGTACCTCTTTAGAAACCATGGTtaataaattagcagctaataTGCTTGATTTGCAACAGAAAATTGAGATGTCTATAAGATAA